One segment of Poecile atricapillus isolate bPoeAtr1 chromosome 5, bPoeAtr1.hap1, whole genome shotgun sequence DNA contains the following:
- the LOC131579925 gene encoding uncharacterized protein LOC131579925 → MHKEKLCNLWRLQKQYEHQSTFPRHGHVSLGIGSSTFILSECWVLLLFWGLVLFWENGFHKGGTEGHQTMTEIPERLLWSKVHFFLFFLTGRKSPIHNGQPVLPRHDSGKTSCGITYQTRLSCSQFYQKPSENDESSPKVERTISQRGYMRCSKEFHKFEDVWLGWELTPTDSDHSSSQKCMKTWKEPLRDRVEVMGMPAHLSSAPRISSWSLGPRYPFSRMFCMSSWKCEQ, encoded by the exons ATGCATAAGGAAAAACTATGTAACCTCTGGAGACTTCAGAAGCAATATGAACACCAAAGCACCTTTCCCAGACATGGACATGTTTCCTTGGGAATAGGAAGCAGCACTTTCATCTTGTCTGAATGCTGGGTTTTGCTCCTTTTCTGGGGCTTGGTATTATTTTGGGAAAATGGATTCCACaaaggagggacagagggacaccaAACCATGACTGAAATCCCAGAGAGGTTGTTGTGGAGTAAAGTccatttctttctgttctttctgaCAGGCAGGAAAAGCCCAATCCACAATGGTCAGCCTGTCCTGCCAAGACATGACAGTGGCAAAACTTCCTGTGGCATCACATACCAGACCAGGCTCTCATGCTCCCAATTCTACCAAAAGCCTTCAGAAAATG ATGAAAGCTCACCAAAAGTGGAGAGGACTATCTCACAGAGAGGCTACATGAGGTGCTCAAAGGAATTTCATAAGTTTGAAG AtgtgtggctgggctgggagctcaCACCCACTGACAGTGACCACAGCAGCTCTCAGAAGTGCATGAAGACATGGAAGGAGCCCTTACGTGATAGGGTGGAAGTGATGGGGATGCCAGCCCATCTAAGTTCAGCTCCAAGAATCAGCTCGTGGTCATTGGGACCACGTTATCCTTTCAGCAGGATGTTCTGTATGAGCTCCTGGAAGTGTGAGCAATAA
- the LOC131579475 gene encoding basic proline-rich protein-like produces the protein MADERSRLRSYSITAACLHASGAGSAQRTRGKRLALPPSPEASPPRGGRRHAPDPAGNRAISHAASRHRRKRPVGKGTYPDAPTAVSVSAGPAGWPGHGERARGSRRRRVPSRQRSLSSGRPSSLPHAPGKAAARLPALTARAAAASRPICLPRRAGSSALPRPPQQHRRHPRPPRQRWGPGRRGPSSAAPAASVPGRSLRAKALPLLRLPPRVSTAPGSLARPPHAGLRSAPPRCQRLPPPAPGSPARGRSASFPCPPPAAGGSRARAGAPPPAPPLARPPQQHGRLQTQRGVAAAAGPGARPAAPPPAPPRTIEVAPDTKLCNTSSAQLYLPIE, from the exons ATGGCAGATGAGAGGAGCCGTCTTCGCTCTTACTCCATTACAGCCGCCTGCCTTCATGCCTCGGGAGCCGGCAGCGCTCAGCGGACACGGGGGAAGCGCCTGGCTCTGCCTCCCAGCCCCGAGGCATCTCCCCCGCGGGGAGGACGGCGGCACGCTCCCGACCCCGCTGGGAACCGGGCTATTTCCCACGCAGCTTCACGACATCGAAGAAAGCGCCCGGTTGGGAAGGGAACATATCCAGACGCGCCCACAGCGGTGTCAGTCAGCGCGGGCCCTGCGGGCTGGCCGGGGCACGGAGAGCGAGCTAGGGGCTCACGGCGGCGGCGCGTCCCATCCCGGCAAAGGTCTCTGTCCTCTGGCCGCCCCTCCTCGCTGCCTCACGCTCCGGGGAAGGCGGCGGCGAGGCTCCCTGCTCTCACGGCGAGGGCTGCGGCTGCATCCCGGCCCATCTGCCTCCCGCGCCGGGCGGGCTCCTCCGCGCTGCCCCGGCCCCCGCAGCAGCACCGACGCCACCCCCGGCCACCCCGACAAAGGTGGGGCCCGGGGCGGCGAGGCCCCTCCTCGGCGGCTCCAGCTGCGAGCGTACCCGGCCGCTCTCTGCGGGCGAAGGCCCTTCCCCTCCTCCGCCTCCCGCCCCGAGTTTCCACAGCGCCGGGCAGCCTGGCCCGGCCTCCTCACGCTGGTCTCCGCTCAGCCCCTCCGCGCTGCCAGCGCCTTCCTCCCCCCGCGCCGGGCTCGCCGGCGAGGGGCCGCTCCgcctccttcccctgcccgCCGCCGGCTGCGGGCGGGAGCCGAGCGAGGGCCGGAGCTCCGCCGCCCGCGCCCCCTCTCGCCCGCCCGCCCCAACAGCACGGGCGGCTCCAGACACAAAGGGGAGTCGCTGCCGCCGCCGGCCCGGGCGCCCGTCCCGCCgcaccgcccccggccccgccccgcacCATAGAGGTGGCTCCAG ACACCAAACTATGCAACACATCTTCTGCCCAGCTGTACCTACCAATAGAATAA